GGGCACGTAGGTGTAGACCTGCCCCGATGACATGCCCACGCCGTGAAAGCGCATCCCATCGGGGTTGGCTGCCAGCGCGTAGGGAGGCTCATAGCGCCCCTGGCCGGTGAAGCGCAACGGGAGCCGCTCGATGCGGTCGGCGGCCGCCCGGTAGCGCATCACGGCCTCCTCCCCTGCGCTGTGGAAGACGTCGCCGTTTGCCAGCACCACCAGGTAGCGCGTCACCTTCTCCGGTCCCTTCAGCTCGCCCTTGTCGTCGAAGCGTCGGGTCCGCAGGTCGTAGGCGACCAGGTGCCCTTCGGGGTCGGACAGCGCGTAGACCACACCGCGACGCACGTCCAGACCGACGGCAATGATGCTCTGGTGCGGGCGGGGCATCCCCAGGTTGGTTACCCGACCCGTCGCGGGGTCGTAGACCAGGAGGTAGCCACCCCGATAGCTCCCCGGGGCCTTGGACACCGTCTGGCCGACCTTCGTTCCGAAGTAGACCTTGCCGTCGGGAGCGATGACCGGCTTGGTGTGGATCTTCGCCTGGGAGTACGGGCCGGTGGTCCGGTCGCCTGTCGCCGTGCCGGTATCGGTGATGACGCGCCACTCGCGCCCGCCGGGCGGGAGGACCAGCAGGCGCCCGAACCCGTCGTAGTAGGTCGTGCCAAGGTAGAGGCTGCCGTCGGGAGCCGCCTGGATCGCGGTATAGGCCCCCCCGGTGTGGTATTCATCCGGGGGCCAGAGGACGATGGGCGCCAGCGTCTCGAGGGCGCGGGCGGCGCGAAGGCCTCCGGCCAGGACGAGCCACAGCGCCAGCGTCACCGCCAGGACCGCCGCGAGAAGACCCTGCGACCGCGTTGCACCCCGACCTCCGAGCATCGTCCTCCTCCCCTCGTTCCGCGGCCGCGCCTCAGGCCGCTGCCGCGCGCAACCGCTGCACCACCCGCTCCCGGCCCAGGACCTCCATCAGCTCGAAGAGCCCCGGACCCACCGTCTTGCCCGTGAGGGCCACGCGCGCCGGGTGGATGATGGCGCGGCTGCTCACTCCCCGCTCCGCCGCCAGCCCCCGCACCGCCTCCTCCGCCTTCGCCCGGTCCCACCCGTCTCCCTGCGCGGCCACCCGGTCAGCCAGGGCGCGCAGCAGCTCGCGCGTCTCCGGCCGGGCGAGGTGCTGGGCGGCCGCCTGCGGGTCCACCCGCACCGTGTCGGTGAAGAAGAAGTCCCCGTAGGCCAGCACGTCGGCCCCCACCTTCAGGCGGTCCCCCAGGACCTCCACCACCCGGGCGACGTAGGCGCGGTCGGCGGCACTGGCCGGGCGCGGCACCAGCCCGGCGTCCTGCAGCACCCGCAGGCAGATGTCGACCACCCGCTCCGGATGGTCCGCCAGGGCCCGGCGCATGTGCACGCCGTTGAGCCAGGTCAGCTTCGCCGGGTCGAAGACGGCGGGGGAGCGCCCCACCGCCGCGATGTCGAAGGTGCGGACGAGCTCCTCCAGCTCGTAAACCTCCCGGTCCGCCTCGGGATGCCACCCCATGAGGGCGAGGAAGTTCAGCACCGCCTCCGGGAGGTAGCCCTGCGCGGCCAGCTCGCGCACGGCCACCGCCCCGGTGCGCTTGCTCAGCTTCTTGCGGTCGGGGCCCAGGATCTCCGGCAGGTGGGCCATGGTCGGCGGCGTCCACCCCAGCGCCTCGTACATGACGAGCTGCTTGGGGGCGTTGCTCAGGTGCTGGGCGCCCCGGATGGTGTGGGTGATGGCCATGAGGTGGTCGTCCACGACGTTGGCGAAGTTGTAGAGCGGCCACCCGTCGCTGCGGACGATGATCTGGTCGTCGAGGTGCTCGGGGGGGAAGCGCACCGTCCCGCGGATCAGGTCGTGAACGACGATGGGATGGGCGCGGT
This genomic stretch from Armatimonadota bacterium harbors:
- the gltX gene encoding glutamate--tRNA ligase, with protein sequence MSVRTRYAGSPTGYLHIGGAWMVFFNWLFARHHGGAFVLRVEDTDRTRSTEAYERAILEDIRWLGLDWDEGPDVGGPYGPYRQSERLALYRRYAQALLDRGAAYPCYCTPEELAAERERARAQGVPYRYSGRCRDLTPEARAAFEAAGRRPALRLRVADRAHPIVVHDLIRGTVRFPPEHLDDQIIVRSDGWPLYNFANVVDDHLMAITHTIRGAQHLSNAPKQLVMYEALGWTPPTMAHLPEILGPDRKKLSKRTGAVAVRELAAQGYLPEAVLNFLALMGWHPEADREVYELEELVRTFDIAAVGRSPAVFDPAKLTWLNGVHMRRALADHPERVVDICLRVLQDAGLVPRPASAADRAYVARVVEVLGDRLKVGADVLAYGDFFFTDTVRVDPQAAAQHLARPETRELLRALADRVAAQGDGWDRAKAEEAVRGLAAERGVSSRAIIHPARVALTGKTVGPGLFELMEVLGRERVVQRLRAAAA